In the genome of Calothrix sp. PCC 6303, the window ATGCCCCTTGCTTAATTGCATCTTTTAAAGTGAATTCAGGTTGAATTACAGCCCCAAAGTAATTTATAATTGACTGAGTGCCATCTTCATCAAAATATCTTTCCGGTGTTGCTGATAAAGCTAAACGTAAACCTACAAGTCTAGGTAGGCTTTCTTCGAGTTTTGGTGAACCTAAATTATGAGCTTCATCCCCAATAATTAAAGTTCGTTGAGGAAAATATTTAAGTTGACTTTGAAAACCTGGAGAAATTAAAGTTGAGTTGGTGGTAATTACTGTTAAAAATGCTTGAGAACCAGAATTTATGTTATAAAGCTGAGTTACTAATTGATTTTGCCAACTGCGGACATTCTCAAATGCTAGAACTGGTTGTAAATTAAACTTTTGACATTCCCTTTCCCACTGATTAACCAGATGACGGTAGGGACAAACTACAATTAAAACTTGCAGATTAATTTGACGATAAAGTTCACAAGTTATTGCTAATGCTGTAATTGTTTTGCCGCTACCTGTTGCCATTTTCAAGGTACCTCTACCATTGTTAGCAAACCAGTTAGTAATTGCTTGTTGTTGATAGTTTCGCAGGTGTAAATTTAGGGGTATTTGGGGGATTCCGGGTGATGCTTGAGTGCGATAGTTTCCCTTAGCTTCCTTGACTATGGAAAGTTGAGTTGAAAGTTGAAATATTGGTGCTTGATTATCTTGATGCTGTCCCTGATTTTTAACTACGTACATCGTAAATAAAAGCTGTTGGTAAAATTGATTAGTTCTCAGTTAATACCAATTCAAATAACCTTTGCGACTCATCAATGGTTGTTTACCCCTCCTGTGTGTCGCATTATTTTTGAAAATGGTAAAAATTCTTAGAGATTATAATTGCCACAAAGTGATTTATGGCAACTATAATCTACCAAAATACACCAGATAAACTTGAAAAATGATATGTGGTGAAGCCCTAGATATGAACTTAGGATACTTCAACAGATAATGGATTCATTGGATAGGTTATGATGTGATTTGTTAGATTCATCATCAATCAAGTAAAGGTAGTCTAAATAATTAGAATTAATTCAAAATAGTGATTTTTTGGATATTCTGAAAGAAGCTTTTTCCTTCCATTATTATACCCATTAAAAAGAAACTACTTTAATTGTGAGTAATTATTCAAACCCAATATTCATGATTGATTCTAGAGATAAAATATCAACATAACCAATTATGCAAACATGTTACTGGAGTATCTAGAGGTGGTTAAACGATTGAGAATTTAATTATAACCTCGCCAAACTGCCACCAGAGAACCTTGAACCTCTACTTGGAGAGCATTGACTTCGATGGGGTTATACTTGCGATTAGCTGGTTGCAGTGTGACGCGATCGCCTTCACGGTAGAAACGCTTTAATGTCGTACCAAAACCATCTACCCTAGCTGCCACAATCGTACCATTCTTCAAGTGACCAGGTTCCAGTACGGGACGCAAAAACACTAAATCACCATCCGCAATCAAATCTTCAATCATACTGTCACCCGTCACCCGCAACGCATATGTTTGGGGTGGCAATGCCATATTATTGAGATCCACATGTTCCACAGCATCATTGTAGGGTTCAATTAAACCCCCCGCAGCGATACTTCCCAGAACTGGTACACCGTACTTAGTTTGACGTAAAACACGAATTGTTCTTGCCCTACCTTCACTCCATTCAATATAGCCTTTGGTACGTAAATGCTCTAAACGACTTTGAATTGGTGCAGGTGATTTCAAATTCATTGCTTGCATCATCTGACGAATGGAAGGGGAATGCTGATTAGCGCGAATATATTCAGCTAACCATTCATACAATTCCTGTTGTGCTTCAGTAAGTTTTTCCATAACAAATTGTCAATCGATAAACAACAAATGTACTAATAAACATTTGTACTACAAAATTAGCACTATGTGCTATCTTTTTTGCATATTTGATTTGAATCTTTAGATTTTGAAGGTGAGGGGGAATAAATTTGATATTTTTTATTAACCTACCTCACCTGAAATTAACTTGCACCAAGAATACTAGCGAGTAATGCTTTTTGAGCGTGCATTCTATTTTCAGCCTGATCCCAAACACGCGATCGCGTACCTTCAATTACAGCATCGGTAATTTCTTCATCACGGTGGGCTGGTAAGCAGTGTAAAACAATTGCTTCACTATCTGCAACCTCCAACAACCCATCATTAATTTGATATGGTTGGAAAATCGGCATTCGATCATTTGCTTCCTCTTCCTGACCCATACTTGCCCAAACATCAGTGTACAAAACATGAGCGCCTTTGGCAGCAACCTGTGGATCATCAGTTAATATTACCTGACTTTTGTCCCCAGCAATTTCCCTTGCCTGTTGCACCACCGCAGAATTAGGTTCAAAACCCTGGGGAATTCCCACCCGCACATTCATCCCCACCAAAGCACAACCCAACATCAAAGAATTAGCAACATTATTTCCATCACCCACATAAGTCAAAGTCAATCCATCCAAATCACCAAAACATTCTTGAATCGTCATCAAATCAGCCAAAATTTGACAAGGGTGTTCCAAATCAGTTAAGGCATTAATCACCGGGATTTTGGCATAACTAGCGAAAGTCACCAAATCTTGTTGGGCAAAAGTCCGAATCGCTAAAACATCCAAATATCTATCCAACACCCTAGCAGTATCTTGAATTGGTTCACCGCGACTTACTTGAGTAACATTAGGATTAAGATCGATTACCTGTCCTCCTAACTGATACATTGCCACGGTAAAACTCACCCTAGTTCTGGTGGAAGCTTTGGAAAACAACAATCCCAACACTTTCTCACATCTTAACTTTAGCTGTTGCGACTTCAATTGAGTCGCCATTTGCAGCAAATCCTTAACTTCTTGACGACTCAAATCTGCCAAACCCAATAAATCTCTACCAATCAATCCTGTCATGCTGTCTACAGATATTAGTTGTTGTGCTGTTGTCTGTAGCTTTACCACTTATGGCAGAAGCTGCACCCAGACATCAACAAATATTGTCCCACCTTGGTAGAGCTTAAATTCTTCAATGTCTTAATTTTAATAGTTTGACAAATAAAGTATCTATGGTATGATTAGAAATCGTGTGCGTAACACGTAAATTGCCGGCATAGCACAGTGGTAGTGCATCCGACTTGTAATCGGAAGGTCGTTGGTTCAAATCCTACTGCCGGCTTTAGCTATTATTCAAGCCTAGTGCACATTGACTAATTATTTGTCACTGTTAACAGATTAATGTCATTTTTCACTAATTAGTGTCACTGTTAACAAATTAAAGGGAAAACTGGAGCTTGATTTGAAGAATGCGATCGTGCTTTTGGAACAAGGTAAAGCTGTAGTTCCGGTGTGGTTAGATGCGATTAAGCAGCGGTTAACCATTAGATTGACTGATTAAAACTGAAGTTGCACGATATTATGTTGTATGTTGTAGGCATCGCTTGTGTTGAATAAAACTGTGTTCGCATTCCAAAAGATTTTGATTTTGTGAACTCGAGTTAAGTATTGTTGTGCAATTTAATAATACTAAAGTACTATTAAATAATGTCAATCAATTCATAAGAAATCATGTAAAAATAAGTTGCGTAACTCTTTGATTGGAGTCTTTAAATTACCCATAGTTTAGCAACACACTTTATCCAGTTATTTTGACGCGGCTCCTAACAACGTGATTGGTGAAATGTGTAATCATCCCTTAATGCACCTTAAAAAACCGAATGTCACAGTCTGGACTACTTAAACTAGCACACGAAAAGCTTCACTGGCCGACTCCACAAGAAATTTTGGAGCCATCTGGTGCTGGTCCAAGTGTTTATGCACAAATTGCTAAAGAAAAATTAGGTAGAACTATCAGCAAACTTCCAGATGGTCAAGGTGTGCAAATAGGAGTGCTGGCGGCAAATCCTCAAGGGGATTCAACAGAAACACCCATTGCTTTAGTGTGTGATTTTCCAGGAGAAGTATCAGAGGAAACATTAAAGAAAACTTATAGACTGGCTTGGAGTTTTTCTCGTACACCATCACTCATTACAACAGAACCTCAGCGATTAAGAATTTGGACGTGCTACGAAGAACCTCCAAAAGAAGATGATATTATAAAGCCTGTAGTTAATGTTTCTAAACAGGAAATTGAGTCATTTAATCAGTTATCTCTTTCAGGTCAAGCTGCTGAAACTTTGCGGTTACACTGGGCTGATTTAGTATCCGGTCAATTTTTTCAAGAACATAGTCAGCGATTCCAACGAAAAAAAGCTGCTGACCAGATGCTATTGAAAAATCTGAAAAGTGTTAGGAAAATACTTCAACAAAATGAACTTGATGATGACACTATTCATGATTTATTAGCAAGAATTATTTTCATTCAATTCCTTTTTGATCGTCAAGAATCTGAAGGTAATCCTGCTTTAAATACAAATTTACTAGATTATTTATATCGGATTGGGGAATTATCTGCTAAATACTCTCATTTAGCTGACATATTAAGAAATCATAGAGATAGTTATAAATTTTTTCGTTGGCTTAATAGCAAGTTCAATGGTGATTTATTCCCAGGTAAGAGTGCTAAAGAAGAAGAACGTGAAGCAGAATGGCAAACAGAAGAACAAAAAGTTAAAGAAACTCACTTAAATATACTTGCTTATTTTGTTAGTGGTGATGTAGATATTGAAACTGGACAATTAAGTCTATGGCCATACTACCATTTTGACGTTATACCTTTAGAGTTTATTAGCAGTATATATGAGGAGTTTGTTAGTAAAGAATCTGGCACAGGAGTTCATTACACACCAGAACATATAGTTGACTTTGTACTAGATGGTGTTTTACCTTGGGATAGTCAAGAATGGGATATCAAGATTCTTGATCCTGCTTGTGGTTCAGGAATTTTTCTTGTTAAAGCATTTCAGCGTTTAATTCATAGATGGGAACAAGCTCATCCAAAAACAATTCAGCCAAGTGATTTAAAAGATTTACTAGAAAATAATTTATTTGGTGTTGACGTAGATGCACAAGCGGTAAGAGTAGCATCTTTTAGTCTATATTTGACCATGCTTGATAAAGTTGAACCTCAATATTATTGGGAGAATGAGTTTCGCTTTCCTAGATTACGTGAACGTCAATTAATCGCTGCTGATTTTTTTCAAGAAAATAAAGAAGGTTTTCGTACTGTTCAAGATGCTGGTAAATATGATTTAGTCGTAGGTAATGCACCCTGGGGTAAAAATTCCGTAAGTAACTCTTCATACATAGATTCTTGGAAGAATAGACCTGAAAATCAGAATAAATGGAATACCTCTTATGGTAATATTGCTCTTTTCTTTTTACCAAAAGCTGCTGCTTTGACAAAGGAAAGTGGACAAATATCAATGATACAGCCTGTTATGCCACTGCTTTTAAATCCAAATAAACCTGCTAGGAGATTCCGTAACACTCTCTTTTCAGATTTCAAAATAGAAGAAATAGTTAATTTGTCTGCATTACGTTTTAGACTTTTCAAAGATGCTAGTTCTCCACCTTGTATTATCACAATGTCAGTCACACCTCCTGACGATGAACCTTTGACATACATTTGTCCTAAGCAAGTAATGACTAATGAGGATGACTATCATATAGTAATTGAGCCAAATGATATTAATACAATTTACCCACAAGAGGCGATCTCAAACCCATTAATTTGGATGGCTTTAATGTGGGGAGGAAGACGTGATCTATCCTTGTTAAGAAGATTGAATCAGGAATCGAGTATTGAAAAACTTAAAACACGTGGCATTGCTAAAACACGCCCAGGAGTACCAAGAGGTAATAGAAAAAAAGTAGAAAATAGTCTACTGAATAAACGAATACTGAAATCAGATGAATCACTTAATACCAGTTTTCTCTACCTAAACGCTGAACAACTTCCTATCAATGATGATCCATATATTGACTCTGGTACAGGTTTAAGTAGCCTATCTGCATTTCAATTGCCACAAATTATTTTAAAGTTAAGTTGGCAAAAAAAGAGTGGCAGATTCCGTTCAGTAATAATTAATCCTGATAATAAAAACCAAGGAATTATTTGCTCTGAAAGTTATGTGAGCATACATATTCCTGAAAGTCATATTTCACAATTGAATGCTGCGTGTCTATCATACAATAGTAAGTTAGCTGTCTACTATCTACTGCTTTCTAGTGGTCGTTTTGCCTCTTATATCCCAGAAGTTAATGTAAGTGATTTACTGCGTGTGCCAATACCTGAATTATCGGTAGGAGAATTGCAGAATATAAAAACAATTAATGATATAGATGAGCGGATACGACAAGCTTTTGAATTTAAAGATAGTGAATGGGTACTAATTAATGATCTATTTAATTACACTCTCCCAGACTTTAAAGGAAATGCTGCTTCTCCAGGACGCAAAAGAACTCACCGTATAGATAATAATCAATCTCAGAATGATACTGAACCTGAACTTACGGCATATTGTGAGTATTTCTTGCGAGTTCTTAAAGCAGGATTTGGACAAGATAAACAAGTTTGCGCCACCATATTTCAAGAACAAACTAACACTCTTCTTCCTATTCGCTTAGTAGCTATTCATCTTAATAAGCCTGATTCTGAAGGTGTTCATATTAAACCTCTTGACTCCCCTAGTTTAATGAAACGCTTGGAAAACTTAAATAAGTTGTATCTGGAAAGAGGAAGTATAGGAGATGGTAGCATCTTTTATCAACGTGTTGCCACGATTTATGATTCTGTGCAAATGAATGGGATAAAAATCCCTACTATTTATTTAATCAAACCTGACAAAATTCGTTATTGGACTCGTTCTATGGCTTTAAGAGATGCTGACGAAGTAGCCGCAGATATTATGACATGGCTAACAAAATTTGATGAAAAATCGCAGCTTATAGAGGAGTCATGCTAATGGTTAGAAGAGGTAAAACAATTCCAGAATTACGTTGGAAAGACACACCGGACTTTGTTGAAGTAGCAAAAGGTTGGAACAATGATGCAATAACAATTCTCGTCAAACTTGTCTGGGAAGGATATGATTTGCTGGTTGCCGAGATTCTATCACAAATTAATTGTGATGAAGCAGACGAGCAAATAGAAAGGAGCATCACTCAATCTCTTGAGCGCAGAATCCGCAGAAATATGACGGGAGATGAGCCATTTGATGTTCAACATGAAGTTTACGAAATAGAAAGTAGTCAATCAGCACAAGCACAACCACCACAATATGATATTGCATTTTATCTCATCTCTAATGAGAGGATTATCTGGCCTTTAGAAGCTAAGGTTTTGAAATCAGATGGGGCAGTAGGTGAATATATAAAAGAGATAAAAGACAACTTTATAACTTGCCGATATGCACCCTTTTCTAGCCAAGGAGGAATGCTAGGTTATCTTTTTTCTGGTGATTCAAACAAAGCTTTTACCAATATTGCAACTAAAGTACCATGCACATTAAATGATCATCCAGATTTTCCAACTCGTGATCACAAAACCTCGGATCACCAGCGAGTAGTTCCTCCGGGAAAATCATATCCTCCTGAATTTCGCTGTCACCATTTACTATTAAAAATAATTGCTACAGCTACTGATAATATGTCTTCGGTTGAATAAATTTAAAACCGACTCAAACACTCTTCTGATACTTCACCATCTCCGCAAATTCCAGAAAACACCTGTGACACCACCCATCAACCCACAAAGCCGGAATTTTAAACCTCGCTCCACAATTAAGACATTCCGACAATAACCTTAACTGATGACGCTTACACCCCTGCGTCTCCTTAAACTGTCATTCAATTTTGCGACAAGGCGATTCCGCATAACAAGCCCCAGTTTCATCCCTACCCCACCAGGTGGCAACATCTCGAACAATCGATCTACCTCAACTCCCACCACTACAGCCAAATTTTCCAACTGCTGACGAGAAGGAGGAGGATTAAATCGAAACTTTTCCCATCGTGCGATCGCTCTAAAACTCCACAAGATGCTGCAAGCTTTCCAGACTCCAGAGATTTTTCATCAAAAAAATAAAATAAATTTGCCAGAAGTAATTTATTGTTGCGGATTTATCTGACAAAATACAGAGAGTGTTAGCATTACAACCGCTGATTCTGCTACTGGTAAAGTTGCTGAGTCATTCAAGAACAGAGGGTCAAATGAATGGAGCGATCGCATAACCAATCAGATCCGCAAACTAACGGTGATCCAGAAAATTCTCTACGCAGAATGACTGAAGACTTACAATCGATTCACCAAGGTTTGCTGAAGTCTTTACAAAAAGATGTAGAAGGGTTGCGGGAAGAAAAAATCCGTTTGACTGGAGAAATTCAAAAACTGCAACTACAAAAAGAAAAGGTGCTGCAAGAAGGACTACTACAAGAACAACAAGTTCTCATGCGGCAGTTAGTCAGCGTTTTAGCAAACCATGTTTCTTCACAAGTTGAATCTTCCCTAGAAAAAATTATCCCAGATGCCTTAGCCGCTTCACAACATGGTGAAGCCAAAACCACAGAGACAAATTCCCACACCAATCAACTACTAGCTGCAACTTTACAGCAGCTACAAACAGAAATCGACCAATTTCAAAGCAATTTTGCTCAACAGCTATCACGCATGTATACCCAGCAGGAACAAGGGGAAGCAATTATTGCCGGGTTAGTAAATCGCTTGCGTCAAGAAGCAAATAACAGTAGTACTGCCAACCTAAATTTAGAAGAAGCTACCCAAATTGAATTTGAGGAAGCAACATCCCAATCAGCGAGAATCATCAGCGAAGATGATATAGAGACTGTAAGACCAGCAGAAAAATGGTTTGAGCAACAAGAAAAGGAGCAGAAAGCAGGGAACAAGGGGGATAGTACCGAGGAATCACATGGAGATATCTACGGAAACCGCTTTGCGTCTTCTATAACTCCTGGTTCTGTGATTCCTGAACCAATTCCCCAACAAGCGCCCACACCAGAACCAACTCAACAACCTGCATCTTCAGTACAACCCATTGCCAGCTTATTGTTAATTTTAGTGACAATTGTATCAGCCCTATCTAACGTGGCAATTAAGACAATTTTCCAGCCGAATTCGCAGATTTTGGGGACTTTTGCTGTGGAACAATTACTTCCACCCACATTAGAAAATTGTTTGTTAATTTTGATGCTACGAATGCTAGTAGTTGTACCCATGATGATGCTGCTAGCACCAATTATGCATCCACAGGTATGGCAAGATATCCAAAAATTATTTGTTGGTTCAAAACAGATTCCCAACCATCGAAACCCAACAACAGAAAAGCCATTAGGTAAACGAGTATTATTCCTATCGGTATTTAGCGGATTATTTTTATTTTTCTCCCAAGTTTTAGTTTACTTTGCCATTGGACAGGTTCCGACTGGGATAGCGATCGCGCTTTTCTTCATCTACCCAGTTATTACCGTAATCCTCTCTTGGTTACTGTTTCGTAGGCAATCGAGGAGCGACCGTTTTAGTCGTTTTCGTCTGAGTGCGATCGCAATGATTGGTTTTGGGGAATTACTAATTATTAGTTTTCCCATAGCTTCGGCAACCGGAAATTTTTCCCTCGGAACAAATAGCGCTATTTGGGCAGGTTCGAGCTTTGCCGTTTATCTAATCCTCAGCCGCATCTGTGCAGCTAGATTACATCCAGTTTCAGCAACGCTAATTCACTCCACAACTATGCTATTACTGTCGGGGATCAGCCTAGTTATACTTTCCCCAGCCAATTGGTTACAAAATTTGAGCGCGGTTAGATGGTTGGAAATTATTCTCAGCGGCTTTATCTTAGGTGTTTTTACCCTATTTGTATCTGTATTTAACAACATAGGTGTACGTAAATTTGGCGCTACCCGTTCCGCAATTATCGGAGCCAGCGTACCTGTAATCACAGCTATTTTAGCTGGTATCATCATTCAAGAAACTTTAAAAATAAATCAAATTGCCGGTATTTTAATTGTCACATTTGGTGCAGCAGCTTTAAGCTTGGAGCAAATTCGTAATCGTTTCAAAGCATCATCAGCGGTTCGCCCTGAATAATTCAGTTAAGCTCCGCCCAAAAAAATACCCTTAGGACAGATGAAATTTATGCTACCAATGTAGCCATCATGTTTATCTTGTAAAAATACGGAGTAGTTACTGACTAAGACTACCAATGACACCCCTACCTGACGCATAATAGGAAATCAAAAGTAAACATATAACCATCAGTCGGGTGTATACTACTACTTTCCTAAGACTGAAAAT includes:
- the lexA gene encoding transcriptional repressor LexA, giving the protein MEKLTEAQQELYEWLAEYIRANQHSPSIRQMMQAMNLKSPAPIQSRLEHLRTKGYIEWSEGRARTIRVLRQTKYGVPVLGSIAAGGLIEPYNDAVEHVDLNNMALPPQTYALRVTGDSMIEDLIADGDLVFLRPVLEPGHLKNGTIVAARVDGFGTTLKRFYREGDRVTLQPANRKYNPIEVNALQVEVQGSLVAVWRGYN
- the argF gene encoding ornithine carbamoyltransferase; the protein is MTGLIGRDLLGLADLSRQEVKDLLQMATQLKSQQLKLRCEKVLGLLFSKASTRTRVSFTVAMYQLGGQVIDLNPNVTQVSRGEPIQDTARVLDRYLDVLAIRTFAQQDLVTFASYAKIPVINALTDLEHPCQILADLMTIQECFGDLDGLTLTYVGDGNNVANSLMLGCALVGMNVRVGIPQGFEPNSAVVQQAREIAGDKSQVILTDDPQVAAKGAHVLYTDVWASMGQEEEANDRMPIFQPYQINDGLLEVADSEAIVLHCLPAHRDEEITDAVIEGTRSRVWDQAENRMHAQKALLASILGAS
- a CDS encoding class I SAM-dependent DNA methyltransferase, which encodes MSQSGLLKLAHEKLHWPTPQEILEPSGAGPSVYAQIAKEKLGRTISKLPDGQGVQIGVLAANPQGDSTETPIALVCDFPGEVSEETLKKTYRLAWSFSRTPSLITTEPQRLRIWTCYEEPPKEDDIIKPVVNVSKQEIESFNQLSLSGQAAETLRLHWADLVSGQFFQEHSQRFQRKKAADQMLLKNLKSVRKILQQNELDDDTIHDLLARIIFIQFLFDRQESEGNPALNTNLLDYLYRIGELSAKYSHLADILRNHRDSYKFFRWLNSKFNGDLFPGKSAKEEEREAEWQTEEQKVKETHLNILAYFVSGDVDIETGQLSLWPYYHFDVIPLEFISSIYEEFVSKESGTGVHYTPEHIVDFVLDGVLPWDSQEWDIKILDPACGSGIFLVKAFQRLIHRWEQAHPKTIQPSDLKDLLENNLFGVDVDAQAVRVASFSLYLTMLDKVEPQYYWENEFRFPRLRERQLIAADFFQENKEGFRTVQDAGKYDLVVGNAPWGKNSVSNSSYIDSWKNRPENQNKWNTSYGNIALFFLPKAAALTKESGQISMIQPVMPLLLNPNKPARRFRNTLFSDFKIEEIVNLSALRFRLFKDASSPPCIITMSVTPPDDEPLTYICPKQVMTNEDDYHIVIEPNDINTIYPQEAISNPLIWMALMWGGRRDLSLLRRLNQESSIEKLKTRGIAKTRPGVPRGNRKKVENSLLNKRILKSDESLNTSFLYLNAEQLPINDDPYIDSGTGLSSLSAFQLPQIILKLSWQKKSGRFRSVIINPDNKNQGIICSESYVSIHIPESHISQLNAACLSYNSKLAVYYLLLSSGRFASYIPEVNVSDLLRVPIPELSVGELQNIKTINDIDERIRQAFEFKDSEWVLINDLFNYTLPDFKGNAASPGRKRTHRIDNNQSQNDTEPELTAYCEYFLRVLKAGFGQDKQVCATIFQEQTNTLLPIRLVAIHLNKPDSEGVHIKPLDSPSLMKRLENLNKLYLERGSIGDGSIFYQRVATIYDSVQMNGIKIPTIYLIKPDKIRYWTRSMALRDADEVAADIMTWLTKFDEKSQLIEESC
- a CDS encoding EamA family transporter — its product is MERSHNQSDPQTNGDPENSLRRMTEDLQSIHQGLLKSLQKDVEGLREEKIRLTGEIQKLQLQKEKVLQEGLLQEQQVLMRQLVSVLANHVSSQVESSLEKIIPDALAASQHGEAKTTETNSHTNQLLAATLQQLQTEIDQFQSNFAQQLSRMYTQQEQGEAIIAGLVNRLRQEANNSSTANLNLEEATQIEFEEATSQSARIISEDDIETVRPAEKWFEQQEKEQKAGNKGDSTEESHGDIYGNRFASSITPGSVIPEPIPQQAPTPEPTQQPASSVQPIASLLLILVTIVSALSNVAIKTIFQPNSQILGTFAVEQLLPPTLENCLLILMLRMLVVVPMMMLLAPIMHPQVWQDIQKLFVGSKQIPNHRNPTTEKPLGKRVLFLSVFSGLFLFFSQVLVYFAIGQVPTGIAIALFFIYPVITVILSWLLFRRQSRSDRFSRFRLSAIAMIGFGELLIISFPIASATGNFSLGTNSAIWAGSSFAVYLILSRICAARLHPVSATLIHSTTMLLLSGISLVILSPANWLQNLSAVRWLEIILSGFILGVFTLFVSVFNNIGVRKFGATRSAIIGASVPVITAILAGIIIQETLKINQIAGILIVTFGAAALSLEQIRNRFKASSAVRPE